From the genome of Candidatus Jidaibacter acanthamoeba, one region includes:
- a CDS encoding patatin-like phospholipase family protein, with translation MKKFFKCFILLLVLLPSACTQTKLFVQAPKEPPYAPPLKNVNVALVLGGGGSKGIAHLGVLKVFEENNIPIDLIVGCSVGSAVGALYADNPNAEEIKNKLINIKREELLDPSIGDSLQMLVTLKGPIRGYHYQKFLAKNLNTRNIESLKIPFVAVTTDIGTNNLFAIRTGPIVPAVHASSAIPPLFTPVRIYGRTLVDGGVKAPVPVKVAKQYGPKIIIAVDISAPPPKDELGNMLDLTYRAFWIFYYELSRLQAKKADIEIHPNMDGYGTFDDGSKNEELYQAGIDAANELIGDIKRKLEELCIPLKSK, from the coding sequence ATGAAAAAGTTTTTTAAGTGCTTTATTTTATTATTAGTATTACTTCCTTCCGCTTGTACACAAACAAAGCTGTTTGTTCAAGCACCTAAGGAACCGCCTTATGCTCCGCCGCTAAAAAATGTTAATGTGGCACTAGTTTTAGGGGGAGGGGGATCTAAAGGGATCGCTCATCTTGGAGTATTGAAAGTTTTTGAGGAAAATAATATTCCTATAGATTTAATTGTCGGATGTAGTGTAGGTAGTGCCGTTGGAGCTTTATATGCAGATAACCCCAACGCAGAGGAGATCAAAAATAAATTAATTAATATTAAAAGAGAAGAATTATTGGATCCTTCAATCGGTGATTCCTTGCAAATGCTTGTTACCCTGAAAGGGCCGATTAGAGGATATCATTATCAAAAGTTTTTAGCAAAGAACCTTAATACAAGGAATATTGAATCTTTAAAAATTCCTTTTGTAGCAGTTACGACCGATATAGGCACCAATAATCTCTTTGCTATAAGAACAGGGCCTATTGTGCCTGCCGTGCATGCTTCATCAGCTATCCCGCCCTTATTTACCCCGGTAAGAATTTACGGCAGAACCTTAGTTGACGGTGGAGTTAAAGCGCCTGTACCCGTGAAGGTTGCTAAACAATACGGGCCTAAAATTATAATTGCCGTAGATATCAGTGCACCGCCGCCAAAAGATGAATTGGGTAATATGCTGGATTTAACTTATAGAGCATTTTGGATATTTTATTATGAGCTCTCAAGACTACAAGCCAAGAAGGCTGATATAGAGATACATCCGAATATGGACGGTTATGGCACTTTTGATGACGGCAGCAAAAATGAGGAGCTTTATCAAGCGGGTATAGATGCGGCAAATGAATTAATAGGTGATATAAAACGCAAATTGGAAGAGCTTTGTATACCTCTTAAGAGTAAATAA
- the rimP gene encoding ribosome maturation factor RimP gives MAIYQTQAENKIFEIINESVRALGFDIVRIKNLQAGKSKTLQIMIDRMDNENIAIEDCEQVSRHISALLDVEDIIDERYTLEVSSPGLNRPLTRLKDFENNIGNIIKLTIFEAVDGRRRFVGKINEVNEENIVILPKDANEIINLNFNNIEEAFLQYFDSNINSNTK, from the coding sequence ATGGCAATTTACCAAACACAGGCGGAAAATAAGATTTTTGAGATTATTAATGAATCAGTTAGGGCTTTAGGCTTTGATATAGTCAGAATTAAAAATCTCCAAGCAGGGAAAAGCAAGACCTTGCAAATCATGATTGATAGAATGGATAATGAGAATATTGCTATTGAAGATTGTGAACAAGTTAGCAGACATATATCCGCACTGCTTGATGTTGAGGATATAATCGATGAAAGATATACCCTAGAAGTTAGCTCTCCCGGTTTAAATAGACCGTTAACTCGTTTAAAGGATTTTGAAAATAATATAGGTAATATAATCAAGTTAACTATATTCGAGGCAGTAGACGGAAGAAGAAGGTTCGTCGGTAAAATCAATGAAGTCAACGAAGAAAATATTGTAATTTTGCCGAAAGATGCAAATGAAATAATAAATTTAAATTTTAATAATATTGAAGAAGCTTTCTTGCAATATTTTGATTCTAATATAAACTCTAACACGAAATAA
- the rbfA gene encoding 30S ribosome-binding factor RbfA: MTKIYSKPPSSRQLQIGQEIRSALSEYFIKGEYYHPLLESVMITITEVRISPDLKHATVFILISNFEDKPLVLKFLKEAVPEIRKAMSGKLKLRFSPELRFVLDETQEKAAKIESLFSALNKK, translated from the coding sequence ATGACTAAAATTTACTCTAAACCTCCATCCAGTAGGCAGCTGCAAATCGGCCAAGAAATAAGGAGCGCATTATCGGAATATTTTATAAAGGGTGAATATTATCACCCTCTATTAGAAAGCGTTATGATTACTATTACGGAAGTAAGAATTAGCCCTGACTTAAAACATGCTACCGTTTTTATACTTATTTCCAACTTTGAAGACAAGCCGTTAGTTTTAAAATTTTTAAAAGAAGCTGTCCCTGAAATTCGTAAAGCAATGTCAGGAAAATTAAAATTAAGATTTTCTCCTGAGCTCAGGTTTGTACTTGATGAAACACAAGAAAAGGCAGCTAAAATTGAATCTCTTTTCAGTGCGTTAAATAAAAAATAG
- a CDS encoding GDP-mannose 4,6-dehydratase yields the protein MDSITKFLKSKNSSISENSTLKSSFSGTAAGVGAIPLVGAIDITAKLDNVIEDVIDRSKILVTGCSGFIGFHVAKYLLEQGFSVVGIDNMNKYYSKQLKESRTKLLNRHKNFKFYEEDICNYGFLTKLAKKHEFRDIIHLAAQPGVRYSIENPFEYERSNVQGHLNILELCRNIKNFNKLVYASSSSVYGNNKKLPFSTQDRTDEPISLYAATKKSNEMMSYTYAHLYGINAIGLRFFTVYGSYGRPDMAPFKFTKNIFEEKPIDVYNMGNMKRDFTYINDIVYGVMGALKSNFIGHKVYNLGNSKAEDLKEFIRVIEECVGKKAIINYQPMQPGDVEETFADISDAKQDLGFIPAIDIYTGIPLFVDWYKEYYLAK from the coding sequence ATGGATAGTATAACAAAATTCTTAAAGAGTAAAAATTCCTCTATATCTGAAAACTCTACGCTAAAATCTTCTTTCTCAGGCACTGCTGCCGGAGTAGGAGCAATTCCGCTTGTCGGTGCAATAGATATAACTGCTAAATTGGATAATGTTATAGAAGATGTTATCGACCGATCTAAAATATTAGTTACTGGGTGCTCCGGCTTTATCGGGTTTCATGTTGCCAAATATCTTCTTGAGCAAGGCTTTTCTGTGGTTGGGATTGATAATATGAATAAATATTATTCCAAGCAGCTTAAGGAAAGTAGGACTAAACTATTAAACCGGCATAAGAATTTTAAGTTCTATGAGGAAGACATCTGCAATTATGGATTCCTAACCAAATTAGCTAAAAAGCATGAATTCAGAGATATCATTCATTTAGCAGCTCAGCCCGGTGTACGATATTCAATAGAAAATCCTTTTGAGTACGAGAGAAGCAATGTGCAAGGGCACTTAAACATTCTTGAACTTTGTCGCAATATAAAAAACTTTAACAAGCTGGTTTATGCAAGTTCCAGCTCAGTTTATGGAAATAATAAGAAACTCCCCTTCTCTACTCAGGATAGAACGGATGAACCGATCTCTTTATATGCAGCAACTAAAAAATCTAACGAGATGATGAGCTATACTTATGCTCACCTTTATGGAATTAATGCTATCGGTTTAAGATTCTTTACCGTATACGGTTCTTATGGCAGGCCGGATATGGCTCCATTTAAGTTTACTAAAAACATTTTTGAAGAAAAGCCTATTGATGTATACAATATGGGAAATATGAAAAGAGATTTTACATATATAAACGATATTGTTTACGGGGTTATGGGCGCACTTAAATCAAACTTTATCGGGCATAAAGTATATAACCTGGGTAACAGCAAAGCTGAAGATTTAAAAGAATTTATCAGAGTCATTGAAGAATGCGTCGGAAAGAAAGCAATAATTAATTATCAACCTATGCAACCGGGGGACGTTGAAGAAACATTTGCTGACATAAGTGATGCTAAGCAGGATTTAGGCTTTATACCGGCAATTGATATATATACGGGAATACCTTTATTTGTAGATTGGTATAAAGAATATTATCTTGCCAAATAA
- a CDS encoding Dps family protein: MTKVINQLKVVLADTYSLYLKTQNYHWNVVGEHFNSLHKMLEEQYEKLAEMVDETAEKIRMLGEKAPGTFSEFSALSSTKNPNSEYPWRKMVEDLLNDHKNMCINIEKFIKICEEEQDYTTNDMLTQRLAFHQKICWMLKSLIAG, from the coding sequence ATGACTAAGGTTATTAACCAATTGAAAGTTGTTTTAGCTGATACTTATTCACTTTATTTAAAAACTCAAAATTATCATTGGAATGTTGTTGGTGAGCATTTCAACTCTTTACATAAAATGCTTGAAGAGCAATATGAGAAGTTAGCAGAAATGGTCGATGAAACGGCGGAAAAAATTAGAATGTTAGGGGAAAAAGCTCCGGGAACTTTTAGTGAATTCAGCGCACTTAGTAGTACAAAAAACCCAAATTCGGAGTATCCGTGGAGAAAAATGGTAGAAGACCTCTTAAATGATCATAAAAACATGTGTATTAATATTGAAAAGTTTATAAAAATTTGCGAAGAGGAGCAGGATTATACTACAAATGATATGCTTACCCAAAGGCTGGCATTTCATCAAAAAATATGTTGGATGCTAAAGTCTTTAATTGCAGGTTAA
- the petA gene encoding ubiquinol-cytochrome c reductase iron-sulfur subunit, whose amino-acid sequence MTENKENNITENTSEETNEDGTTRRDFIVLTASAVACAGAATAAIPFVKSLAPDKAVLAVGSTEVDISKINEGESVTVMWRGQPVFVRHRTDKEIEEARAVQISELKDPQDDSDRVKKGHEKWLITVGVCTHLGCVPLGYKGDYQGWFCPCHGSEYDTSGRIRRGPAPTNLAIPPYEFVSDTTIKIG is encoded by the coding sequence ATGACTGAGAACAAAGAAAACAATATAACCGAAAATACTTCGGAAGAAACTAATGAAGACGGAACCACAAGGAGAGACTTCATCGTGCTTACGGCCTCAGCAGTTGCATGTGCAGGTGCTGCAACCGCGGCTATTCCTTTTGTAAAATCATTAGCGCCTGATAAGGCAGTGCTCGCCGTAGGTAGCACAGAGGTTGATATATCAAAAATAAATGAAGGTGAAAGCGTAACTGTTATGTGGCGCGGACAACCGGTGTTCGTGAGACATAGAACCGATAAAGAAATCGAAGAAGCAAGAGCCGTGCAAATTTCCGAGTTGAAAGACCCTCAAGATGACTCAGACAGAGTAAAAAAAGGCCATGAAAAATGGTTGATAACAGTTGGAGTATGCACCCATTTAGGATGTGTTCCGCTTGGATATAAAGGAGATTATCAAGGGTGGTTCTGTCCTTGCCATGGTTCTGAATATGATACTTCAGGTAGAATAAGAAGAGGCCCTGCCCCAACTAATCTTGCTATTCCTCCTTATGAATTTGTTAGCGATACTACTATAAAAATAGGATAA
- a CDS encoding DUF378 domain-containing protein — protein MRDTNNWMELTAFILTIIGAVNWGLIGTANFDLVKFIFGELTLMSRIIYSLVGASGVYLIVANLYTIFTVKGE, from the coding sequence ATGAGAGATACAAATAACTGGATGGAATTAACGGCCTTTATACTAACAATTATAGGAGCAGTTAATTGGGGGCTGATAGGTACCGCTAATTTTGACTTAGTAAAATTTATTTTTGGTGAACTTACTTTAATGAGCAGAATTATCTATTCTTTAGTTGGTGCTTCCGGTGTTTATCTTATTGTAGCAAATTTATACACCATTTTTACTGTTAAAGGGGAGTAA
- the nusA gene encoding transcription termination factor NusA — protein sequence MSERSFGSTEILQIADAVAREKSIHRDLILEALEEAVRIAARRKYGHEHSVRAEIDRKTGEIRLYREMLVVDNVEDELGEEVDEYIRSLNKIALSDAKNKSEDAEVGDIISEPLPPIDLGRVAAQSAKQVITNKVREIEKNKQYDEFKNRVGEIISGVIEKVEYGNILIKIGSAEALIKKENLLKNDKVKQGDRIRALVLEVNKDSKGPQIVLTRTHNDFLSKLFTQEVPEIYDRIIEIKAVARDPGLRSKIAVYSSDSSIDAVGSCVGVRGSRVQAVISELGGEKIDIIPWSSDYATLVVNALAPAGVTKVIIDEDKKRIEAVVPDEQLSIAIGKRGQNVRLASQIVGWNLDVITEDLESKRRTEEFNAITAKFMAALDLEEILAQLLASEGFSSIQDIADAEIKDLANIEGLDEGIAEELISRAGQYALVHEDASQLITPQAEELSKVDPEILKLEGITNDFAIKLYKSNIKELNDLADLSHDELVELCPKSGLSNKEIDNIIMAARKVAYFEPEAAQK from the coding sequence ATGAGCGAGAGAAGTTTTGGAAGTACTGAAATCTTACAAATCGCAGATGCTGTTGCAAGAGAAAAATCCATACATAGAGATTTAATTCTTGAGGCATTAGAAGAAGCTGTGAGAATTGCAGCAAGAAGAAAGTATGGTCATGAACATTCCGTTCGTGCTGAAATTGATCGTAAAACCGGGGAGATTAGGCTTTATAGAGAAATGTTGGTCGTTGACAACGTTGAAGACGAATTAGGTGAAGAAGTTGATGAATATATTAGAAGTTTAAACAAAATTGCGCTCTCTGATGCAAAAAATAAAAGTGAAGATGCCGAAGTCGGCGATATAATTTCAGAGCCGCTTCCTCCTATTGACCTGGGAAGAGTTGCTGCTCAATCCGCCAAGCAGGTAATTACCAATAAAGTTAGAGAAATTGAGAAGAATAAACAATATGACGAGTTTAAGAACAGAGTCGGCGAGATTATAAGCGGAGTAATTGAAAAAGTAGAATACGGAAATATTCTAATTAAAATCGGTTCAGCAGAAGCTTTAATTAAAAAAGAAAATCTGCTTAAAAATGATAAAGTGAAGCAAGGTGATAGAATTAGGGCATTAGTGCTTGAAGTTAATAAAGATAGCAAAGGACCTCAAATTGTTCTTACAAGAACTCACAACGATTTCCTTTCTAAATTATTTACTCAAGAAGTTCCTGAAATTTATGATAGAATTATTGAGATTAAAGCAGTGGCGAGAGACCCGGGCTTAAGATCTAAGATAGCAGTGTATTCCTCGGATTCTTCAATAGATGCCGTCGGTTCATGCGTAGGCGTTAGAGGTTCAAGAGTTCAAGCGGTAATATCCGAGCTGGGCGGCGAGAAGATTGATATTATTCCCTGGAGTTCGGATTATGCAACACTAGTTGTTAATGCGCTTGCTCCGGCCGGAGTCACTAAAGTTATTATTGATGAGGATAAGAAAAGAATTGAGGCTGTCGTTCCTGATGAGCAATTAAGTATTGCAATCGGTAAGCGGGGGCAGAATGTGAGGCTTGCTTCCCAGATAGTGGGCTGGAACTTGGATGTAATTACCGAAGATTTGGAATCTAAGAGAAGAACTGAAGAATTTAATGCAATTACTGCTAAATTTATGGCTGCTCTTGATTTGGAAGAAATTTTAGCGCAACTTCTTGCTTCAGAAGGATTTTCCTCAATTCAAGACATTGCTGATGCGGAAATTAAAGATTTAGCTAATATTGAGGGGCTTGATGAAGGTATTGCCGAAGAGTTGATTTCCAGAGCCGGGCAATATGCTTTAGTTCATGAGGATGCTTCGCAATTAATTACTCCGCAGGCGGAAGAGCTAAGCAAAGTTGATCCTGAAATTCTAAAGCTGGAAGGTATAACTAATGATTTTGCTATAAAATTATATAAGAGCAATATCAAAGAATTAAATGATTTAGCGGATTTATCTCATGATGAGTTGGTAGAGCTATGTCCGAAAAGCGGGCTTAGCAACAAAGAAATTGATAATATAATTATGGCTGCAAGAAAGGTTGCGTATTTCGAACCTGAGGCAGCTCAAAAATAA
- the infB gene encoding translation initiation factor IF-2: MSDNKDQFTGKKTLTLKSGTLGLSNAGGKLGVSGGVQIKNRPAQQPVTHSKGTVVVVTKARGSTKAAPKQKVSNYGTDELDGLTLEERERRVEVLRQAEIDKKREQERLKEEEKIRLEQQELISKAKKEAEEAAANKARKEKEEEEKVVVVEPEPVVEKVEENISPEEQKRIAQEKQRHEEEAKKRSNELKAILLTKGKVKNLNTIGASLKPKEEKQPETEVKKDTVGVADKETKPADTNIKPGIIIAKKKTKAEIEEEEKFTAPVKKAEPDKRVNKKLSVAQVMMMDQEDGTFRRNKSSSPFKKSKDKFKRNFDAPKDKEKVFREVILPDVISVQELANRMSEKAADVIKALMKMGMMVTLNQSIDADTAELIATEFGHKVKRVTAEDIEKSLLSEIEDSPESLKTRPPVVTVMGHVDHGKTSLLDALRSTDVVGGEAGGITQHIGAYQVKLESGHYITFLDTPGHEAFTAMRSRGAKATDIVVLVVAADDGIMQQTVEAINHAKAAEVPIIVAINKIDKPDADVNRVKNELLIHGLVPEDMGGDTIVVEVSAKKRINLDKLEESILLQAEVMDLKANPDRLAKGVVIEAQVDKGRGVATTLLVQNGTLRNGDFIVAGTAYGKVKALNNDKRQRTTEAGPSTPVEVLGLNEAPIAGDEFIITANEKLSKEIAEFRINKEKERALISSRKTSLEQLFLKAKNSHFKEFNIIIKADVQGSVEAISNSLMKLSTEEIQVKLLHMGVGGITESDITLANASEAFIVGFNVRANNLARDLARKHGVEIRYYSVIYNLVDDVKAAMSGMLSPTIKEHILGYVDIKEVFDLSKFGKVAGCYVTEGMIKKQANARLIRDNVVIFDGKLKALKRFKDDVKEVRTGFECGMSFENYEDIKPGDKVEAYELIEEARTL; this comes from the coding sequence ATGAGTGATAATAAAGACCAATTTACAGGCAAAAAAACTTTAACACTAAAGTCAGGTACTTTAGGTCTTAGTAATGCCGGAGGTAAGCTTGGTGTATCCGGAGGGGTACAGATAAAAAACAGGCCTGCTCAACAACCTGTTACTCATTCAAAAGGTACTGTTGTAGTTGTTACTAAAGCAAGAGGTTCAACTAAGGCTGCTCCTAAACAAAAAGTCAGTAATTACGGAACCGATGAATTAGACGGATTAACTTTAGAAGAAAGAGAAAGAAGAGTTGAAGTTTTACGCCAAGCTGAAATAGATAAAAAAAGAGAACAAGAAAGGCTTAAAGAAGAAGAAAAAATACGCTTAGAGCAACAGGAGCTTATCAGCAAAGCTAAAAAAGAGGCTGAAGAGGCCGCAGCAAATAAAGCCCGGAAAGAGAAAGAAGAAGAAGAAAAAGTAGTAGTTGTAGAACCTGAACCGGTAGTGGAAAAAGTAGAAGAAAACATAAGCCCTGAAGAGCAAAAAAGAATTGCACAAGAAAAACAGAGACATGAAGAAGAAGCTAAGAAAAGAAGTAATGAGCTAAAGGCGATACTTCTTACTAAAGGTAAAGTTAAAAATTTAAATACCATTGGTGCAAGTTTAAAACCTAAAGAAGAAAAACAACCTGAAACCGAAGTTAAAAAAGATACTGTCGGTGTAGCGGATAAAGAGACCAAACCTGCGGACACTAATATTAAGCCCGGGATTATAATCGCTAAGAAGAAAACTAAAGCTGAGATTGAGGAAGAAGAAAAATTCACTGCTCCGGTTAAAAAAGCAGAGCCGGATAAGAGAGTTAATAAAAAGCTCTCTGTTGCACAAGTTATGATGATGGATCAGGAAGACGGAACTTTCAGAAGAAATAAAAGTTCCTCACCGTTTAAAAAGTCTAAAGATAAATTTAAGCGAAATTTTGATGCTCCGAAAGATAAGGAAAAAGTTTTCCGTGAAGTTATTTTACCTGATGTAATCAGTGTTCAAGAGCTTGCAAATCGTATGTCGGAAAAAGCTGCAGATGTTATAAAAGCATTAATGAAAATGGGGATGATGGTTACCTTAAATCAATCAATTGATGCGGATACTGCTGAACTTATTGCCACAGAATTCGGTCATAAAGTTAAAAGAGTAACTGCTGAAGATATTGAAAAATCATTGCTTAGTGAAATTGAAGATTCTCCTGAAAGTTTAAAAACTAGACCACCAGTTGTTACGGTAATGGGGCATGTTGATCACGGTAAAACCTCATTGCTTGATGCTCTAAGATCTACCGATGTAGTCGGCGGTGAAGCAGGGGGTATTACTCAACATATCGGAGCATATCAAGTTAAACTTGAAAGCGGCCATTATATAACTTTCTTAGATACGCCCGGACATGAAGCATTTACCGCAATGCGTTCCAGGGGTGCTAAAGCGACTGATATCGTAGTTCTGGTTGTTGCGGCTGATGACGGGATAATGCAGCAGACAGTTGAAGCAATTAACCATGCAAAAGCAGCTGAAGTTCCTATAATTGTTGCAATTAACAAAATTGATAAGCCGGATGCGGATGTTAATAGAGTTAAAAATGAACTCTTAATCCATGGGCTTGTTCCTGAAGATATGGGTGGTGATACCATTGTTGTCGAAGTTTCCGCTAAAAAAAGGATTAATCTTGATAAGCTTGAAGAGTCAATATTATTACAAGCTGAGGTGATGGACTTAAAAGCTAATCCTGATAGGCTTGCCAAAGGGGTAGTAATTGAAGCTCAAGTAGATAAAGGACGAGGAGTAGCAACCACTCTTTTAGTTCAAAACGGAACATTAAGAAACGGTGACTTTATTGTGGCCGGAACAGCATATGGTAAAGTTAAAGCTCTAAATAATGATAAAAGACAGAGAACTACCGAAGCAGGGCCTTCAACACCTGTAGAAGTTCTCGGATTAAATGAAGCTCCGATTGCCGGAGATGAATTTATCATAACGGCTAATGAAAAATTATCTAAAGAAATTGCTGAGTTCAGAATTAATAAAGAAAAGGAAAGAGCCTTAATAAGTTCCAGAAAAACCTCTTTAGAGCAGTTATTCTTAAAAGCTAAAAACTCCCACTTTAAAGAGTTTAATATTATTATTAAAGCGGACGTACAAGGTTCCGTCGAAGCTATTTCTAATAGCTTAATGAAGCTTTCTACCGAAGAAATTCAAGTTAAATTGCTGCATATGGGCGTTGGTGGAATTACGGAATCCGATATTACTCTTGCTAATGCATCCGAAGCATTCATCGTCGGGTTTAACGTGAGAGCGAATAACCTTGCGCGTGATCTCGCCAGAAAGCATGGTGTGGAAATCAGATACTACTCGGTTATTTATAACCTGGTTGATGATGTTAAAGCAGCTATGTCCGGTATGCTTTCACCGACTATTAAAGAGCATATTCTAGGGTATGTTGATATTAAAGAAGTATTTGATTTAAGTAAGTTCGGTAAAGTAGCAGGATGCTATGTAACGGAAGGGATGATTAAAAAACAAGCTAATGCTAGGCTTATTCGTGATAACGTAGTTATTTTCGATGGTAAACTAAAAGCTTTAAAACGCTTTAAAGATGATGTTAAAGAAGTTAGAACAGGCTTTGAGTGCGGTATGTCATTTGAAAACTATGAAGATATTAAGCCGGGTGACAAAGTTGAAGCTTATGAGCTTATTGAAGAGGCAAGAACTTTATAA
- the cysQ gene encoding 3'(2'),5'-bisphosphate nucleotidase CysQ, protein MLLKQNQIEKLIILVKEAGEQARKYYDFSDIRVQYKSDKSPVTIADRELSDLITAQLKQMFPHIPIISEEADLEHNMDILKENDTYWLIDPIDGTKSFIRKKGDFTINIALIKNKTSEFGIIYQPLKQALYYTGADKKAYKEYNGITTQIKVNRNIKNDKALNIVIPTRNLGEDALNFIASLNVTSSDQVSSSFKFCLVAEGIYDMYSNFSRINTWDIAAGHAILTCAGGLIFDRKGNILTYNKNSLRCPNFVAFSSHIGEAYIRRKLAELL, encoded by the coding sequence ATGTTGCTTAAACAAAATCAAATAGAAAAGCTTATTATTTTAGTTAAAGAAGCCGGAGAGCAAGCCAGAAAGTATTATGATTTTTCTGACATCCGTGTGCAGTATAAGTCCGATAAATCTCCTGTAACAATTGCTGATCGGGAATTAAGCGATTTAATCACTGCTCAACTTAAACAAATGTTTCCTCATATACCGATTATTTCCGAAGAAGCGGATCTGGAACATAATATGGATATATTAAAAGAAAACGATACTTACTGGCTAATTGACCCTATTGACGGCACAAAATCTTTTATTAGAAAAAAGGGCGACTTTACAATCAATATCGCTTTAATTAAAAATAAAACCTCTGAATTTGGTATTATTTACCAACCCTTAAAACAAGCCCTATATTATACAGGTGCTGATAAAAAAGCTTATAAGGAATATAATGGCATTACTACTCAAATAAAAGTTAACCGAAATATAAAAAACGATAAAGCTCTAAATATTGTAATCCCTACAAGAAACTTAGGCGAAGATGCTTTAAATTTTATTGCCTCTCTGAATGTTACATCGTCAGATCAGGTTTCAAGCTCTTTTAAGTTTTGTTTAGTCGCAGAAGGAATATATGATATGTATTCAAATTTCTCACGCATAAACACTTGGGACATAGCCGCCGGGCATGCTATTTTGACTTGCGCCGGAGGTTTAATTTTCGATAGAAAGGGTAATATACTAACCTACAATAAAAATTCTTTAAGATGCCCGAATTTCGTGGCTTTTAGCTCTCATATCGGAGAAGCCTATATTAGGCGAAAATTAGCAGAGTTATTATAA